A window of Marmota flaviventris isolate mMarFla1 chromosome 11, mMarFla1.hap1, whole genome shotgun sequence genomic DNA:
TGCCCTTGTAGCACTGACACTCATGCATTTCCTTTTCATCTCCCTTGATCCACTCATTCCTGGATTTAGAGCAATGCGTGTGTAGAGATGGAAGGGCCCAGGTTCCAGGCTctgaagaagagaaaagacagaGGAGGCAGGACTAATAGAACTTACCCTGAGCCCAAGCTCTGAACGCCTCCATCTTCCTCCCTGTTTCCATGGGGACACCTGCATTCCCTGTCCCCTTTAGCACTTCCTCAATTTCTTTAAGGaggcagagaagaagaaaagagcaaAGGGAAAAGGTAAAGCTGGATCCAACATCATTTTCTATAATCCTTCCAAACTCAAGTGCTTAGTGAAATCTTAAAAGCAAACAAGCAttattagtgctatttttataagaatgttgCTGATTTGGGGTCGAACATTGGTGATTGACAGGAGCATCTTCAAATATAAGCACCTATATCCTACCACACAATCTCGACCATTTTCATACAGTGTGATAATCTGATTTCTTCCATCCCCATTCttgtaaaatgaatttatttatctatttctttttgctGGAATATTTGGAAGCAAATTCAAAATATCACATCCCCTTTCCCATAATATTCAGCATGTGTTTACAGAAGGGCATATTCACTTTTTCCATAGTCACATTGCTATCattataataaacaaaatcaagaataatTCCTTCATATCATATAATATGTTTTGAGGCTCCACCTGATTTGTCTGAGTTCATTGGTCCAAAGGAGGGAGCCAGGACAGTTCTCTCTGATTCTTTAATTTCCCTCTCTCATGCCTGCACACCCTTCCCCAAGCTTTACCCACCTCCTGACACTGGAGACTCCAGGGTCTCTTTTCTGGGATGGCTCCCACCTTCTCACTTCCTTAAGAGCAGAGCAACTCAGaggagtggtgtgtgtgtgtgtgtgtgtgtgtgtgtgtgtgtgtgtgtagaaatacAGCGGTTTGGGTTTAATATATTTGTGTTATTCCACATTATCTAATAAACCTGCTGCTCCCTAGGGTTATTTCCATGGAATCAAGATGAAATAACAGTTCAAATAATAGGAAACAAAATACCTTCTCTAGTGACAGGTATAATATTTTATCCTCAGATTTATGAACTTCCCATTTCTTTTAAACATTAGCAAAAGGACAAACTTAACTTTGCCAACAACTCCGTCACTCCCCGGCCAGCTCAAGAGTCACCTTTTCTGGAAGTATCTGTTCAGTCAGATCAGGACGAGACCCTCCTCCctggcttcctttctctctggagGGCACCTGGCCTTGAGGTAGGCAGGACTGGAGGCGAGGAGGACTGAGTGGGCCCTTGCTGGCCTCTGCTCAGATGATCATCACACACCATTGTTCCCGCCCTACCTACTGCTGCTCTGCTGTGGCTGCTGGCTCTTGGGTTCCTctgtctccttcctctttctgccATGACCCTGTTGTGAATGCTCTTAGATGCTCCCGCTCCCTGCTCAGGTTCAGGAAGGTTAGCATAGCCTGAGGAAGTGCTCTGgagcatgggggggggggcagccgCGGGGTGGTGAAATGAGCTGGTCCCACTCCCTCTGCGTGGACTTGCTCTGCCACATCAGTACCCCCACTCTAGCCTCTGCATGTGCAGCTTCTCCGAGGGGTGTGGAATCTACCCAGGGTGCACTCTGGAAAAGAGACACCAACTTCACACCTGGAACCACCCATGATGTGTCAAGGACTTGCTATTCCACCTTCCCCTGCCTGGTTGGTCTTTAAGAGGGGTTCAAGGAGAGAGGGTTTGCAGATGTGTCCACACAGGCTTTGCTCTCCTCTCTGTTCAGAGTTTCCTCTCAGGTCTTACCTTGGCTTCCCCCAGAAGAGGGGATCTCAAGGAAACACCTGGAGGGACAAGAACACAAAGCAGGGAAAGACAAACGGTTACTAACAGGTGTCCTGCCACACAGCCACCACTTGTATGTCTGGGGCTTCATTTTTCTGGGTGAACCCTGAAGGGATAACAGGCCTCAGATCTATGTCACCTGGGAGATGAGGTTGCTGGGCTATTCATACCCACGCTCCTCCTATCTGTCATTAGTGGAGGGCTGGCCCTGGGGGTGTCAATCCTCTGCTATGGATTGGATCTATCTGGAGTGTACCCCAAAGGCCTGTGTGAAGGCTTTGTCACCAGCCTCTggtgctattaggaggtggtgtaacctttaagaggcggggccaaGAGGGAGGAGGTTAGGTCATCGTGGGCGCATAcccttgaagaggatattggAACACTGGTCCCCTCTCTCTTTTGCCTCCTGTCCACCAGGAGGAGAGCAGGCCTCCTTCACCACCtgctcccgccatgatgttctgggCCACCCAAAGCACAGGGCCAAGGGACCATGGAGtggaatctctgaaaccatgagccaaaagaagCCTTTCCCCCTTAGGTTAATCTCAGGTACGTTGTCACAGCAATGGGAAGCTGACTAACAACCTCAGCGCTCCAGCCTGCCAAGGAGATTGACTGCAGGAGAAGGTGCTTAAGGGAAGAAACGCAGGTGCTGGCAGCAGGAGGTCGCAAGGTGGGCCGGGGGCAGGAAGGGCAAGGCACTGGTGATGCTGGCCCTCTGCAGGACTCAGAAtggctcctccctctccttcctgtggcAAATAGCTGCTCCTACGTCATTATACACCTATGACAAAAGTTTCCTCAGGGGCCCTACGTAGGCTTGGAGATACAAATACCCTCTGTCCCTTGGCAGCTCAGTGGTGGCTGAGGCAGGTCAACCAAGGGCTGGTCACCTCACGTGTGAGCAGCCCTGCAGGGGCTGCACAGGGAGCTTCCGGGTTCACAGAATAGCGACACCTAAGACGTCCACTTCCTAATCTCAGGACCCTATGACATTATACACCTGCAAGAGGGACTTTGCCAACGTGATTGATTTACAGATGACAAGAAGGGGCAAGCATCTGGGTTATCTCAGTGGACCCAATGTAACCAGAAGTGTCCCTctaagagggagaaaggagagttGGAGTCAGAATGGGAGGAGGAGATGCCACAGTGGAGGGACCAGGAGCTAAGAAATGCCACTAGGCTCTAGAGgctggaagaggcaagggatGGGCCCTTCTCTAGAGCTTCCATGGGAACGCAGCCTTTGATTTTGGCTGAATTTACCCTGTGGCCCTGCGCAACCAGTTTAGACTTTCAAGGGTGTTCTATACGAGCACCCTTAGCAAGAAGTGGGAGTAAAAGGGTGAAACAATTGGAAAATCCTGCTGTGGGGACCTCTAACTCGGAGCATGGAAATCCCACTTATCATCCAAAAAACACTGTAAAACAAGCTTGTGACGCCCTGACCTAATCCCATCTTACTTAGACCTGGTGCTATTGGGCTTTGGTATGGAGACACTGCTAGCCCTTGGTGACCGCCACCTATGGAACCCATCAATCTGCCAACGGGCATAAGCTCTGGGCACCACGAGCGTCATAGATTTGAATAAGTAAAAAATTAGTTTGCATAATGAAAATTAGGATTGCAAGTCTCTGGAGCTTTTCTTCTGGCAGTACTTCTAATAATTACTGAAAGTTTTAAAGAACAACTTCTAATAATCACTGGGGAGCACAGagaacatgctttttttttttttttcttgcccaaATTGTAGTCTAAGCAGAGAACTGAAGTAGTGACAAAGTATTGAAACATCAATAATCCAGTGAAGTGGctcacatctgtgatcccagcagctcaggagctgagacaggagaatcacaagttcaaaaccaggctctaagcaactcagtgagactttgtctttaaataaaatacaaaatagggctggggatgtggctcagtggttgagtgcccctgagttcattccccggttccaaaaaaaaaaaaaaactccaatgaaacaagaaaacatgggaaaaatagaatatatttattgaataaatagtAAGATTGacttaattattctttctttgttgATGACTCcctgaaacaaaattaaaacactcaataggaaaagaaatgtttttaacaCTTACAATGGAATttttgaagagaaaggaaaatatcctcccccccctttttttttttttaaaaaaaagaggttttTCATAAACATGAATGTTAAAAGAATGAAAGTTCTTTCTtggatgataaataaataaaaactgtcaAAGGCAATTTAATGTAAATTCATCCAGCCAACTGTATTTAGCAAATGACATTTTTGGAAAGGAAGGGCTTGCACACAGTCTATTCTGACAATCAATCTTAGAGAATTAATCTAAAGATGAGAAACTCTGTAAGAGGAGGATTTTTATTGCTGCATgatgaaagaagcaaaataaagaaagaccGCTTCAGAAAATTCTGGTGGGGTCATGGTATGCAATGCTAACCTGCCATTAACCCCTTTACTTATTCAACAGTACTTACTGTATTGGGTGTCCACCACATGGTAGGTCCTATACTCGGCATGAGAGAGATGGCAGGGGACAAAACACAGACACCCACACCTTTCACAGACTTATACACGTCCCTGGAGGGGTGGACAACAAAGGACCACCCCACATGCTTATATATGGATGTGTGACAGTCCAGGAACCCAGAGGGGCCTCACACTGACAGCCTTCTTGACATTCTCAATTCTTAAGGCTCTCCCATTTTAATTTGCACCACACACCAACAACTATGCAGTTACGAAATACAATACAACAGGGTAAGAGGGACAGGAAGTGCGGAGGGGCTGCAGATTAAGATGGGGAGGTTGGGGAGAGCCTCACTGATGTGACCCTGGAGCAAGGATGTAAGGAGGTCCTGGTATTATTAAGATTACTGAGACTATTAagattctagggctggggttgtggcttagtggcagagcgcttgcctagaatgtaggaggcactgggttcgattctcagcaccacataaaaatcaataaaaaaataaaggtattgtgtccatgtagaactaaaaaaaaaatctaagattcTAGAAAATGCATACTATATTTTTGTTAGTGATTAtgagtaatacacacacacacacacacacacacactggagtttTGGGGATTGAGGTCAAAAGCCATGGGAACATCCCTAGAAGTTGCCCTTCCTCTCCCATTCACCACATTAGTGCATCCTGAGGGCTTCACCTGCAAATGACTCACCCAGTCTCACTTGGTTCAAAGTATCTTCCTTCTCTGATTTGTCAACAGACCCACCTGCCCAGGTTATCTGCCTCTGAACTTGTCCCTTCTCAGCTATCACACAGCAGCTGCCATGGGTCTCTTGAAACCTAAATCAGATTCTGTATCTTTCTGCTCAGAATCTTTCATGATCTTCCCTCACCCATCATCCTCTGTGGCTTTATATCCTGTCCCCTCTCCTAGCTTACTCTGCTTCTGCTATTGGTCTCTTGGCCATCTCCATAACACAGTGACTCTCACCTCAGGACCTTTGTGCATGCTTTTCCCTCTTGCTTGGGATACTGTTCCAATAGGCAGCCAGTGAGGATTCTGCCCCTCACTTCCTTAAGGTCTTTGCTCAACTGCCACTTTACTCAAATGGGCTTTGCTGGACAAAGAACAAATAGCAAATCCCCTCCTCCACACACCATAACTCCGCTCCTCCCATCCTGCTGTATTTTTCTGCAGGGCACTTTGACTTCCTATCATGTTACATATTCATCCATTTGTTCATCTCACACAGGCATCAGAATATAAGTTCCATGAGGGCAAGCATTCTGATCTTTTGTTCACTGTTTTGTATCCTCCCCAAAGCACTGTCTGGCAAGTAGTAGACACCATAGacagtaatttgagtgaataaatcTAATTAGAGTGAAGCCAGgtatgtgtattattattataactatgTAAAAACATATGCCTCTGAGAATGAATCCAAAGATTATAATAGCTACGCTGAAGGgccaggatagaggggattttaaaattctcttttccaatttttctttaaggTAGTTGCACGATatccttactttttaaaaattactattatttgCTTATTACAATGAGTAGTATGATGCCCTAGTGCACTAAATACTCAATACAACGTTCTCATGGGAGAGTTTTCAAATCGGCTTCCTGGGTTTTATTTGCAATGATGATACAAATGCAAATGAGCAGATAAGACTCTATCTAAACTTCTCAAGAAATTTAGTAGCCTTATTATTGCAATAAATAGCCATAAATCAGCTACATTTTGATAAATAAACTTGTTATGAAGACCTCACATGATACCCTACTGTGGTTTGGAATAAGTGTCCACCAGAGTTCTACTTGTTAACAGTGTGGTTGGTCACAGACTATGGTGCCACAGGGAGGTGATGGGACCTTTAGAAGGTGGGCTAGTGGAAGGCAGTTCagtcattggggatgtgccctttGGAGGGGATATTGGAACTCCAGCCCTTCCTCTTCCACTTTTTTGGTTGCTAGCTGCCATTAGGCAAACATTTAGCCATGATGCACTGCCTCAACATAGGCCCCCAAAGCAGCTAGGCCAACTGACAatgactggaacctccaaaacggtgagcccaaataaatgtttctcctttataagttgattatctcaggtactttgttacaatactgcaaagctgactaacaaaaccccacaaatatatacaatgaaaaattcaacattttgctttagaaaagttttagatttatagaaaacttGCAAAGAGTCTCAGTGTTCTCATATATGCCATATTCAGTTTCTTCTGTTATTCACATCTGATATTGCTATGCAACCTTTTCCATAACTAGTGAACCAATGTTGATACATTATTACTCACTAAAACTCATGCCTTATTCAGGTTCCCTAAGTTTGTTCCTAATGCCCTTTATGTGTTCTGGATCCTCTTTAGGATAACACAGCACATTTAGTGTCCTATCTTCTTGGATTCCTCTTGGCTTCTATCGACTTCTATTAAATTCTTGATTCCTGGAGGCCAGGTTTCATCACCATCACCAATGTCTTCTGAAACAGGACCTCAAGTAAATGTCCAATTGAATTGACCcggtttctattttaaaatgtcagctgTTTGATTGAATGATTGACTACTTACTTCTGAGTGGCATTATCTGCCTCTATATATCTATCCCTCCAATATCACCAACAAGATTTCATTTTGTCCTGATGTTTTATGCAGAGTTTTATTTATTACAACTGTCAGATCTATAATGCATGGTTGACTTCAGGTCAGCCTCTGCCTGGTCTTTTTGATTGAGATGCTACCTGTCTTTGAATAGCAGAAGAGTTGGTTGAGAACCACTATCACTATTAGCTGCACCACCTTGGACTGGTTACAGAAATCCTCTGAGCCTCTCTCATGGGGCATTTGTGAGGGTTACTGAGACCAGGTGTAGGAATCCCTGACATATATAATAATAAGCATTaacttattaattaataataaggggctggggactATTCTTTGTGTTGTGTGCACAACATATTCAACCTTTACAATAGACTTATGCAGTTACTACtcttatccttattttataatttagaaaactgAGCACAGGGAAAGTAAAGAGCACATCTAATACTACACATAGAGTGAGAAGCAAGCCTAGGATCTAGACCCAGGACTATCAAACCACACATTATAGGACTGCTTGATCCCACTACTACCTTCTCTGCAAGAGAGCTTTTCCTCAACCTCAAACATTCTTCAGATGGTTGACAGAGGGAATGTAAACAAAAGATTGCCCAAAAAGTCAGTCTCCCATTTACtaagttcctcaaaaattaaacaattcaGCACATAATGTGTAGTATGTTCAGGCAAGAGCAGGGAGGGTTCTTGCAAAGTTAATTTGAATATTGAGTTCCTTGTTTCTGACTCAAAAAATCCCTTCAACACATCTTTCTTCACAGGGAAATTCTAGCTCCTACATGAATAACCAAGTTTCATCACTCACTCCTGTAGGTTACCTGATGAACACTGGACTTTATGGTTCATTGGGACAGAGGTCTGTGGCCTATATCACACAAATTAACACCTCTTCAGAAATATGATACCTTCCTGTTGCACTAGTGAAATCCCCCATGTGACACCTTCGAGTTCTAAAAACTGAGCAAATAGCCCCAGGATATAAAATAATTGGGGTAGGctatggtggcccacacctgtaatcccaggaacccaggaggctgaggcaggaggattgaaatttggaggacagcctcagcaacctagtgaggacctaagcaacttagcaagactctggttcaaaataaaaaaaataaaataaaataaaaagggctgaggatgtagctcagatgtccccaaaaataaaatatgtagagaTGCTGGGTGCCCCTAGAAAGCTATCCAAACACAAAGAGTAAATTCTAGCATTGCTAACCAAATTCTGGCAATCGTTCATGACCCTATCAACAAAATGTATTATTCAAAAAAACCTTTACTGGCCCTTTTAAGGAGAGTGCAGTACATTACTTTGAACTATAGAAGTGCCCATGGGTAGGAATAATTATTTTGGTAATGCTGTTTGCTGGCACTAGATAGGAGTTGGAAGATGTTTCTGGTTTTGATTTTACTTTAATCGGCCCTGACTTTGGTATAAGCTCCATGGTCCTCCACCAGGGATGATTTTGTCCCCAGGGAATATTCTGGACTCTTAAAACTGAGAAGCATTGCTACTGACATCAAGACGgtagaggccagagatgctgcTAAATATTGACCATTCATAGAGCAGTgcccacaataaaaaaaagttacctACTGCAGAATGTCAAAAGTGCAGAAGGGGAGAAACCCTGGCCTATGGTGGAATGTGTCACTGAGTGAAGCTGAAAAATGTTAAAGGTTTTGCTTGAATGCTTCTATATCTAAGCATACAGGACTTGGGGGTTGCACATGTCCTAAGACCTGGGCGGGCAGGAAGAACAATACAAATCAACACTTGTCCCCCTATTTCTGTGCTTCTCGGTGTTTTGCTTTTACATTTTGTCATATCAGCATTATGTTTCTTCTCAGCACAGAGCCAAGGCTCACAGCAAAGGACCCAGCTTAATACCATGCATAGAACACACTATTCCAGGCTCCTCACAATCATACAGCTAAAAGAGGAAGAGGACCACAGGAAGTGATTCCGTATAGTTAGTGCTGGGTCACTGCAATATTTCTAGGCCAGGGAAGGGCCTTCTTCTGATGCCCCATCAACCTGCCCGTTCTGATCACATCCACCATCACAAAATGAAATACCTAAACAATACCAAATGAGAAGCACCCCCAAATCATAATTATGAAATCTGAATCTTGGAAAGTCAGTGGTTTTTAACAAACTTCACCTAAGGTCTCTTGAACTTAAGAATATGATAGTCCcttttcataatataaaaaaacttatttttaaatatcactgaAGCTTTATAGGTATTCAGGACTCCCTCTAAAACTCTTGTCTGTACATTGGTAGTTTACTGGttcctttctgtcttcctttACCTTTGGCTTcctttccatccatttatccttTCCAGAAACATTCCCTGGGGCATCTTGCCATCTTTTGCAGAGAATCTGGACAGAAAGTGGGAACATTCCCTTCTCCTGGGAATCCTGAACCTTACAAAGccatcttctttcccttccttgttgtttgggtgggtaggtgggtgggtgaCCTTTCCCTCCTCACAGAGTGAGGCCCAACCTGGGGAAACAGGAAAACAGAATTTCCAGTTAGGAATATCTGGGCATCACCCCCAAGACTGTCCCTAAGCCCACCACTCCCAGTGTCCTCCCTAGTGCTCTCTAAAGAAGCTGTACTTCCTGCTCACCTACTCATCTGGGCTTCTATTAGttttaataaaatcaaagagTTGTCCCATGTTATTCATCAAGTTTGGGGCTCTCTACATTTATATACAAAAGTTGAAGTGGACCAATGGGAAAAGATGACTGACCTCAGTGGCTAGGTTAAATCTGGACTTTTGACATTTTGTGAACTTCTCTGACAACTTTCTATCTACTCTACCTCTGCAGAGGCCTGGGCACCAACGAAATAGCCCCTGGGTCTGCTGTGGTCAGTATCAGGAAAACAACAAGACCCTGCTCCCGTTCTGTTTTCGTGTCTCCACAAATCTCAGGAAGCGGTATTTAAGAGGGTGGGGGCAAGTACTGTTCCCCTCCAAAATTTCCTCCTAACAACCAAAGGAAAATGCCACCACTCGTTTCCACCCTGAAAGCGCTCTGCAGGGCTTCATGGTTTCTGCTAATAAAAGCGCAAAACATAAATGGCTTGATGATTATTGGCTTTCGCCCTTGGACGGAGAAATGAGATCATGATTTTCACCAAGGGAAGGCAATGCTGCTGCCAGGCTGCTGAGGCTGTCGCTTCCCCTCCCTGCGCGGGCCCCGCATTACATCACCGGTGAGCTCTTGCTGGTGGGGGAGAGGAGGCTCCGACAGGGACCCAGCCCCAGACAGGAGGATAAGCAGAATAAAAAGGAAGGGTGGGAGTAGGCGCGTGttgaggaagagggaaaagggaaaacagGTCCGGGTTTCCCACCATCaacctggggggaggggggtggttGGCACTTACAAAACGCAACATCCTTAAACAGCTACACCCCCAAATGCATTCCCGCGCCGCCTCCCAGCCGCCCTCTACTCCCATTTCCAAGTCCAACAAAAACCGGTATCCAAAGCCAGAAGAGCTGCCTTGAGGGGGCTGGAGGGGACCGCAGAGAGGCGCCGGGGGACAGGGAGGGACCCGGGCGCTCGCGCGGGGGCGGagcggggcggggtggggtggaCTGGAGAGGGAGGCGGTTGCCGTTGCGCCCCCGCCCGGCCCAGCCAGCGGTGCCTCCGACGCCAGGGGACAGCAGTCAGGGGGGGTAGGCAGAAGCGCCTCCTCCCCGCCTGGAGCCGAGGCGGCAACGCAGGGGGAGGAAGGCGACTCACCTTGCCCCCAATGAGGGGCGGATCATGCCATGGCAGCGCCAGCAAACGACAGCGGCGGCAGCGAACAGAGCCCCAGCAGCAGCCCCGGGAGCCGGGCCGGAGCAGGGGGCGCGGCGGCTGGAGGCCGGGACCGCGGGGATAGGAGACCCCGGAACGCCACCGCTACGGCCCCAGGCCTTGCACCTCTCGAAGACTACGAGTGCAAAATCTGCTACAACTACTTCGATGCGGACCGGCGCGCGCCTAAGCTGCTGGCGTGCCTGCACACCTTCTGCCAGGAGTGCCTAAGCCAGCTACAGctccgcgccgccgccgccgccgccgccgctgccagCGCTGCGCCTGAGCGCGCGCAGCGCCCCCCGCCCTGGCACGATCCTCCCGGCGCCATCGCGTGCCCCGTGTGCCGCCACCGCACGCCGCTGCCCGACAGCCGCGTGCAAGCCTTGCCCAATAACACCAAGCTCGCCGAGGCCTTCCCGCTAGCTCTGCGCGCGGCTCACGACCCGCTACCCCAGGACCGACTCCCGCCGCTGCCAGCACGCCGCGCAGAGCCTGCAGCACCCCAGCCGCCAGCCCCGGCCCCGCAACCAACGCCACCTGCAGAGGACACCGCCCCCGGACCTCGCGCCCGCCCGGGGCTGCGCGCCCCGGGCGCCTACGACAGCTGCCAGAACTGCAAGCGCGCTGCGCTCACCGCCGGCTGCGTGTGCgtggttttttcttttctctccatggTGGTGCTGCTCTTCACTGGCCTCATCTTCGTCAACCACTACGGTGGCGGTGGTGGCGGGGGACCCCCCGGAAGCGGAGCGCCCCCTGGGGATGCCCCGGCGACTGGGTCGCCTTCGCCCTCGCCTGTGGGGCCCATCTGTCTGTCGGTGGCCAGCATCTTGGCTCTCTTCTCAGTCGTTGTCACCTGGGTTATCTGCTGGCTCAAGTATCGACCCGAGGGTGCGGCCGCCAGCTCGGCTGgaagcggcggcggcggcccgaGGACGCGGGCAGCGGCGGCACCCGGCGGCGCACGGAGGAGCGACACGTAGCTGGGCAGCACACTGGTCTCTATGCCTGCACCGCCTGCCTCGCGCAGCCAAAGAGGAGTGGGCCTTTGACTCAGTACACTCGAGCTTCTCCCTCTCCCGGTGACCTTAGGACGCTCCAGTCGCACCATCCCCCACCCTCAGCCACCTGGCCACCAAGGTTTTCTGCCTCACGGACTTTCTATGCCCCACCTCCTTTGCGCAGGGTCTGAGAGGAAAACTCAAGGGGCGAGGAGGCTGGTGAACCGGCTGGTGGGGCGTTCCTTTTCCCTTTCGTGCACCACCCCATTTCCAGAGTGCGCGGCCGTCCCTTCCAAAATCTGAGGATTTACAATCAAGAGGAAAGGGGAGAGGTCCCCAGGCAGCCCTCCTGAAAGCTGATTTTCTGGAGGCTGGAACTTGAGAGTTTCTTGAAGGGTGCAGGTGAGCGCACGTACTAGTCCACAGCGGTTGTGAATGGCCTTGAATTGCCCAAAGGAAGAATAAGAAAAGTTAAAGTGAGAGAAAGGTTTTCTTGCTTCCCGGCGGTCCTAGAAAGGGAGAGATCCTGAGCGCTGAGAGTGACTTACACTCCCCGGGGGCACAGCTAGGGCGTGAACGTGGTGGCTGCTGGACTTAGCAGCTGTCGGCATCTGTGCGTTATTGGGCAGGTGCATAGTGCGCGTTCAGAGTAGTTGTCCGACTCCACGGAGATGCGACTGCAGCTTGCAAAAGGCAATGATCCTGCTACCCACCTCCCGGGGTCTGGAGCAGAGCCCAGAAGTCCAATCTTCTGAAAGCTTGCGGTTGTCTTACGGTGTTACTGCCAGGAAGTCATTTCATCTTCTGTAACTGGACTCAGGGAGTTTAAAAAGCCTGATCTCCCTTCTCTCAAAACTGACTGACTGTTGCCCCCACCTGGAAGATATTGAAAGCTATTCACTAAGAATATAAACTACAGGCTTCCCCTTTCCcgtcttttttcttaatttcatttaaaaaataatttatttttgaatagatAAATCTGGAAATTTTTGTACATTAAGATTTCCAGAAAAGTTGTTATAAGTGGTGACATTTCTCTCATACCTCTGATTCAAACACATTTTGAAATTAAGAGCAGAAAATAAAGGCTTGTTGGTAATTGATTCAAGTTTTTATACTGTGAAACAACATTAAGTGACTTCCAACTgtctgataaaatataaaatagtgccCAAAGATGAAGTTAACTGATAGTCTTTCTTTGACTACCaagacatacatatatataagtacatacaaacatacatacattatacatttatcagaaaagatattattttgaat
This region includes:
- the Rnf228 gene encoding RING finger protein 228, which gives rise to MAAPANDSGGSEQSPSSSPGSRAGAGGAAAGGRDRGDRRPRNATATAPGLAPLEDYECKICYNYFDADRRAPKLLACLHTFCQECLSQLQLRAAAAAAAAASAAPERAQRPPPWHDPPGAIACPVCRHRTPLPDSRVQALPNNTKLAEAFPLALRAAHDPLPQDRLPPLPARRAEPAAPQPPAPAPQPTPPAEDTAPGPRARPGLRAPGAYDSCQNCKRAALTAGCVCVVFSFLSMVVLLFTGLIFVNHYGGGGGGGPPGSGAPPGDAPATGSPSPSPVGPICLSVASILALFSVVVTWVICWLKYRPEGAAASSAGSGGGGPRTRAAAAPGGARRSDT